In SAR202 cluster bacterium, the genomic stretch GGAAGTATTTCAGGATCTGGATTTGCCATGGCAAATACGATAGGATCTTTGTTCATCTTCTTAATATCATCGACAGTTATAGTTCCTGGTCCAGATAATCCTAGGAATAAATCTGCTCCTTCAATAACTTCACTAATTGTACCTTTTTTCTTATCATGGTTTGTATTTTCAGCAAACCAGTTTTTCATAAAATTCATATTATCTGGTCGTCCCTGATATACAGCTCCAGAACGATCACAACCTATAATATTTTTTACTCCGTATGACAAAAGCATTTTCACACATGCAACACCAGAAGCACCGACACCTGCTACTACTACATTCAATTCATCTAAATTTTTATTCACTAATTTTGCAGCATTAAGTAAAGCAGCACTAACAACTACTGCTGTACCGTGTTGATCATCATGAAACACTGGAATATCTAGTTGAGCTCGTAAAGAATCTTCTATTTCAAAACACCTTGGTGCAGAAATATCTTCTAAATTAATACCACCAAATCCTGGTGCTATTCTTTTTACCGTTTCAATAATTTCTTCTGTGTCAGTTGTATCTAAACATATTGGCCATGCATCTACATTTCCAAATTCCTTGAATAGGAGTGCTTTACCTTCCATAACAGGCATTGCCGCACCAGGACCTATATCTCCAAGACCTAAAACAGCTGTTCCATCCGTAACAACTGCAACAGTATTTCGTTTACCTGTTAATTCCCAAAGTGTTTCTGGTTTATTATATATATGCATACAAACACGACCAACACCTGGTGTATAAGCTATAGATAAATCCCTACGTGTTTTTAAAGGGATTTTGCTTTGCATTTCTATTTTTCCGCCTAAATGAGAAGATAATATTGGGTCTGAATAACGTATTACCTTAACTCCCTGAAGTTTTTTTAACGCCTTTAAAATATCTGATCCAACTTTTTCGTCCCAAACACTAAAAGTTATATCTCGAACTAATTTTGCTCCAGACATTTCAACTAAATCAATTGCTCCAACAGTAGCACCTTGATCACCAATAGCAGAAAGAACTTTCCCTATCATCCCGGGTTGGTTAGAAATCTCAAGTCGCAATGTTAAAGAATTTGTAGGGGGAAGAGTTGAATCTACGCTTTCTATATCGTCTGCCTTAGCTACCTTACGAACCATAATATCGCCTTTTCTTGAGTATATATATTTTTAGAAACTCCAAAGAGTGCTCAAATTATACCAATGTAAATGAATATTGCAACCACTAAGATTCATCAATATCTATTCCAGCAATTACAACATCATCTACAGGTTTATCTCCAGGCATTGTTTCAACCTTTGAAATAGTCTCAACGACATCTTGACCTGAAGTAACAGTACCAAAAATTGTATGATTACCATTTAAATGTGGTGTAGGAACTGTTGTGATAAAAAATTGGCTACCATTAGTATTAGGACCAGCGTTTGCCATAGCTAACTTACCAGGAGTATCAAACACTAATGAAGATACAATTTCATCTTCAAATTGATAACCAGGTCCTCCTCTGCCAGTACCGTCTGGATCTCCACCTTGTATCATGAAATTTGGAATAACTCTATGAAATATTACTCCATCATAAAATCCTGATTTAGATAAACTAACGAAATTATCAACTGTTTTGGGTGTTTCTTCAGGTAATAAATTGATAACTATTTCACCGTAATTTGTTTTTATTGTTGCTTGCAATGTGTCTTCCTTTCATAAATCTGAACTTCTTATTACTAAAACTTTAACATATTTATTTACGAATTATTAGGATAAATATAACAATAAAAAAGAGAATTAAATAACAAGCAGAACTAACCCAACAACTATAACGGTTGTAGATAAAGCCTTAATAAGGATAATTTTAGGAGAAACTGATTCACCAATAGACCAATTGAATAAAATACTTACAAGCAAAGTAAAGAAAAGTAAAAATAAAGATCTGACACTTAATATTGCAGTAACCAAAGAAACAGGGCCTAAAGAAAGTGCAAGTAAAGCAAAATAGAAATGAATATTAACTAAAACAACTTCATTACTAAATACAAATAAAAATCCTTTACTTTTTGACTGAATCATATTTTTGACATCCAAATAAGAGTCTCTACGAAAATTTAAAAGAAAGAAAATAAAACCTAAAGCAAACATACGTACAGCATGTACTTGTATAATTGAAGCTTCTTCTACTGCTAATTTACTTGTAATATTTGCAGCACTATAAAGTAGGCTACCAATTATTAATAAACCAAATGCTTTATCAATAATTTTAATTTTCCAAAAATCACCGGAAAAATCCATGACTATTAATATTGCACCAATTACAACTAATATTATCCCTAACCATTGATAAAGCAGTATATTTTCATCCAAAAAAAGTAAGGCAAAAAAAGCTGTGAATATTGGATATATTTGTGAAAATGGAACTGTCCTAGTAACCTCATTTGAAAAAGTTACTTTTAAAAATAGATGCCCCTGTAGTCCAAACAATAATCCAGCAATAAATGGCCAAAAGAAATATTGTAATTGTATAGCTTCAAATGTAGAGACTATTAAAATCGTTAATATGCCAAAAGACATCTGTATTAAAGCTATTATGACAGGTAATGTATGAGAATTTGTAACATATCTATATAAAACTGTTTTATCAAATATGCTCACTAAGCCAGAAACAGCTGAACTAAATAATGCAATTATTACCCAATTGTCCATAAATTTCCTGTTTAATTGAATGAATACAAAAAGAGGATTATAATCCCTCCTATGCATTCTTACAATAAACCTGATTCAACCTCTAATAAATATAATAAACTTCCTTTTTATTATGGATGGATCATATTAGTCGTAACTGGACTAGGAATGTTTATATCTGGCCCTGGACAAACCTATTCTATCTCAATATTTATGGAACCCATGAGAAAATCTCTAGGCCTTTCATTATCAGAAATTGCTAGTTTTTATACATTTGGCTCACTCACAGCTGCAACTCTTATGATCATTGTGGGTAAGTTATTTGACAGGTACGGCGGTAGAATTTTAATGTCCTTGATAACTATTTTATTTGGACTCGCCTGCTTATGGATGACCCAAGTTTCTAATTCATATGAAGTATATATTGGATTTACAATGCTACGCGCCTTAGGACAGGGAGCCCTAACTCTTGTATCAACCAGTTTAGTAGCAATTTGGTTTATTCAATACCGAGGAAGAGCTAATGCATTTAATTCATTGGGTAGTGCACTAAGTCAAGCAATATTTCCATTGCTTATATTTTATCTAATCACAAACCTTGGTTGGGAAAATGCATGGACTGTTCTCACGTTTGTAATTTGGGGGTGTTTATTATTACCTGCAATCATAATTATACGAAGAAGTCCAGAATCTATAGGTCTTCTACCAGACGGATTAACAATAGAACAAAATGACACTATTCAACAATCTAACTTAGAAGTAAATTGGAGTTTACAAGAAGCAATGAGAACTCCAACCTTTTGGCTTTTACTATTTGCTAGCACTTCACATTCTTTTATTATAACTGCTCTCACTTTTCTACAAGTTCCCCTCTTTGAAAGTCGGGGATTGGCTCCTGAATCTGCTGCACAAGTATTTATAATCATCTCCCCAATGATAATATTAGGTTCTTTTTGTTCTGGTTTTATTATTGAAAGAGTAGCTCCTAGATTTCTATTAGGATTTAGTCAAATCATATTAATTTCAGGAATGTTATTTATCGGTACTATTTCAGCCAATTGGCATACATATATCTATGGAGCAATCATCGGGTTTAGTATGGGATTTGCTATGACTATCGGAAATGTTATCTGGGCAAATTATTATGGAAGGAATTCAATAGGAGCTATCAGAGGATTTGTAACTACAGTTATGGTAGGTTCTGCAGCACTAGGGCCTTTATCATTTGCTATTATAGTAGACACAACAAATTCGTTTGAACTTACAACTAATGTATTCACATTATTACCACTTTTATGCCTAATTGCAGCAATATTAGCTAAACCTCCAATAAAAAAATGAACCTAAACAATATGTAACATATTATGATAGAATATATAAATTACGTAATATTGGTGTTTGGTACTGGAGGTAATAATGGTTCCACCTGAGAGTCTTTTTGGGATATCCAATGCATTACTAGTGTTGATAGTGTCACTAGTTTCATTTGGTCTAGCTGGTTTCATTTTATGGCAAAGAGTATTTCGTCTAGTGTTAATCGGTAGAAAAGAAAATAGACTAGATCAACCTATACAAAGAAT encodes the following:
- a CDS encoding NAD-dependent malic enzyme, which encodes MVRKVAKADDIESVDSTLPPTNSLTLRLEISNQPGMIGKVLSAIGDQGATVGAIDLVEMSGAKLVRDITFSVWDEKVGSDILKALKKLQGVKVIRYSDPILSSHLGGKIEMQSKIPLKTRRDLSIAYTPGVGRVCMHIYNKPETLWELTGKRNTVAVVTDGTAVLGLGDIGPGAAMPVMEGKALLFKEFGNVDAWPICLDTTDTEEIIETVKRIAPGFGGINLEDISAPRCFEIEDSLRAQLDIPVFHDDQHGTAVVVSAALLNAAKLVNKNLDELNVVVAGVGASGVACVKMLLSYGVKNIIGCDRSGAVYQGRPDNMNFMKNWFAENTNHDKKKGTISEVIEGADLFLGLSGPGTITVDDIKKMNKDPIVFAMANPDPEILP
- a CDS encoding peptidylprolyl isomerase translates to MQATIKTNYGEIVINLLPEETPKTVDNFVSLSKSGFYDGVIFHRVIPNFMIQGGDPDGTGRGGPGYQFEDEIVSSLVFDTPGKLAMANAGPNTNGSQFFITTVPTPHLNGNHTIFGTVTSGQDVVETISKVETMPGDKPVDDVVIAGIDIDES
- a CDS encoding MFS transporter, whose translation is MHSYNKPDSTSNKYNKLPFYYGWIILVVTGLGMFISGPGQTYSISIFMEPMRKSLGLSLSEIASFYTFGSLTAATLMIIVGKLFDRYGGRILMSLITILFGLACLWMTQVSNSYEVYIGFTMLRALGQGALTLVSTSLVAIWFIQYRGRANAFNSLGSALSQAIFPLLIFYLITNLGWENAWTVLTFVIWGCLLLPAIIIIRRSPESIGLLPDGLTIEQNDTIQQSNLEVNWSLQEAMRTPTFWLLLFASTSHSFIITALTFLQVPLFESRGLAPESAAQVFIIISPMIILGSFCSGFIIERVAPRFLLGFSQIILISGMLFIGTISANWHTYIYGAIIGFSMGFAMTIGNVIWANYYGRNSIGAIRGFVTTVMVGSAALGPLSFAIIVDTTNSFELTTNVFTLLPLLCLIAAILAKPPIKK